A region of Halosolutus amylolyticus DNA encodes the following proteins:
- a CDS encoding RNA-guided endonuclease InsQ/TnpB family protein, with protein MDVRRTVPVALDVDSDDAALLEDTVDTFLWSAQYVVDHAFKGEYVTTSKTTLDDETYDDVREKTDGFNGGLVQAARNKAAEACKSVVARWKQGKKASKPVFTSPHVVYDKRTATFHDDYVSLATTDGRIEADYVLPDEDRGTPHSEYLFSDKYETTGAELHYRDSNWVLHIHCKADVKSDTSEQATTENGTVLGVDLGVNTLAVTSTGTFWTGDEFDHWRREYEKRRGDLQQCGTRWAHENIQSVARKEDGRFKQMLHRISNELVTEARENECSVIAFEDLTGIRERTGASWGHKWAFDRLYDYVEYKAEEHGITVEQVDPANTSRRCSHCGFTHPDNREDKDFECLKCGYENHADYNAAKNIGLRYLRRNQTSGDGGAPLSVRLNSGTLNANGGYSPAEESARAGVHAESHGFSRG; from the coding sequence ATGGACGTGCGGCGTACCGTCCCCGTTGCACTCGACGTGGATAGTGACGACGCCGCACTCCTCGAAGACACCGTAGACACCTTCCTCTGGTCGGCACAATACGTCGTAGACCACGCCTTCAAAGGCGAGTACGTCACCACCAGCAAAACCACACTGGACGACGAAACTTACGACGACGTGCGCGAGAAAACAGACGGCTTCAACGGTGGCCTTGTGCAAGCCGCTCGGAACAAGGCCGCTGAAGCCTGCAAGAGCGTCGTCGCCCGCTGGAAGCAAGGCAAGAAAGCCTCGAAACCCGTGTTCACCAGCCCACACGTCGTCTACGACAAGCGAACCGCGACGTTCCACGACGACTACGTATCCCTCGCCACCACTGACGGTCGTATCGAAGCCGACTACGTCCTCCCCGACGAGGATAGAGGCACCCCGCACTCGGAATACCTATTTTCAGACAAGTACGAAACAACGGGTGCGGAACTGCACTATCGGGATAGTAACTGGGTGCTTCACATCCATTGCAAGGCGGACGTGAAGTCTGACACGTCGGAACAGGCAACCACCGAGAACGGAACGGTTCTCGGGGTTGACCTCGGCGTAAACACCCTCGCCGTCACCTCAACGGGTACGTTCTGGACGGGCGACGAGTTCGACCACTGGCGCAGAGAATACGAGAAACGCCGTGGTGACCTCCAGCAATGTGGTACACGCTGGGCACACGAGAACATCCAATCCGTCGCACGGAAAGAAGACGGACGGTTCAAGCAGATGCTCCACCGCATCAGCAACGAACTCGTCACGGAAGCCCGTGAGAACGAGTGTTCGGTCATCGCATTCGAGGACTTGACCGGCATTCGCGAGCGAACTGGCGCGTCGTGGGGGCACAAGTGGGCGTTCGACCGCTTGTACGACTACGTTGAGTACAAAGCCGAAGAACACGGCATCACGGTTGAGCAGGTTGACCCTGCGAACACGAGTCGGCGTTGCTCGCACTGCGGATTCACACACCCAGACAACCGCGAGGACAAAGACTTCGAGTGCCTCAAATGCGGCTACGAGAATCACGCGGACTACAACGCCGCGAAGAACATCGGCTTGCGGTATCTCCGTCGCAACCAAACTAGCGGCGACGGAGGCGCACCCTTGAGCGTGCGCTTGAACAGCGGGACGTTGAACGCGAACGGAGGCTATTCTCCTGCCGAGGAATCGGCCAGAGCGGGAGTCCACGCTGAATCCCACGGCTTTAGCCGTGGGTAG
- a CDS encoding HVO_0416 family zinc finger protein, with amino-acid sequence MATSPNDAGDDVLDQFLSDRGHTVERIGWEQEYNKKQCPECGGLHDPSASTCTVCGWEPTR; translated from the coding sequence ATGGCAACCTCACCCAACGATGCCGGTGACGATGTCCTCGATCAATTCCTCTCGGATCGCGGTCACACGGTAGAACGAATCGGGTGGGAGCAAGAGTATAACAAGAAACAGTGTCCCGAGTGTGGCGGGCTCCACGACCCGTCCGCGTCCACCTGTACCGTCTGTGGGTGGGAGCCGACCCGGTAA